In the Devosia sp. SL43 genome, one interval contains:
- a CDS encoding HesB/IscA family protein: MAFKIMSLTDAAAERINEIIEDSDKPVLGVRVGVKNAGCAGMAYTLDYVAEPVKGDDHVSDKGVEVYIEPKATMFLLGTVMDFEQSKMSSGFTFKNPNQTGECGCGESVQLKPADLKAIAEARAGA, translated from the coding sequence ATGGCCTTCAAGATCATGTCGCTGACCGATGCCGCTGCCGAGCGCATCAACGAGATCATCGAAGATTCCGACAAGCCGGTGCTTGGCGTTCGCGTCGGCGTAAAGAATGCCGGTTGTGCCGGCATGGCCTACACACTCGACTACGTCGCCGAGCCGGTGAAGGGCGACGATCATGTCAGTGACAAGGGCGTCGAGGTCTATATCGAGCCCAAGGCGACGATGTTCCTGCTCGGCACGGTGATGGATTTCGAACAGTCCAAGATGAGTTCGGGCTTCACCTTCAAGAACCCCAACCAGACCGGCGAATGCGGCTGCGGCGAAAGCGTCCAGCTCAAGCCAGCCGACCTCAAGGCGATTGCCGAGGCACGGGCAGGGGCCTGA
- a CDS encoding 3-phosphoshikimate 1-carboxyvinyltransferase — protein sequence MPNPLPPALTIIPPNRPLIGRVSPPGSKSITNRALLLAALANGTSRLTGALKSKDTTLMAAALRQMGVTVDEPDETSFVVTSTGRLQVPEKPLFLGNAGTATRFLAAAVATVDGEVVVDGDDEMRLRPIGPLVTALQSLGIDATSPTGCPPVTVHGRGNFGSGRVEIDAGLSSQYVSALLMAAPLGDGPIEVALTGKDIGARGYVDLTLAAMRSFGASVEQIDAGTWQVQPTGYTATDFLIEPDASAATYLWGAAALTGGSIDLGVAADAFTQPDAAAQGVIAQFPNMPEVIDGSQMQDAVPTLAVLAAFNNRPVRFVGIANLRVKETDRIRAVANELNRILPGLGTEDGDDLLVASDPQLATKLAGRNARTKIETYHDHRIAMSFALAGLMIPGIVILDPACTGKTYPAYWDMLESLGVQLRDAGLPG from the coding sequence ATGCCAAATCCGCTCCCGCCTGCTCTCACCATCATCCCGCCAAATCGTCCGCTGATCGGCCGTGTTTCGCCGCCGGGCTCCAAGTCCATTACCAATCGCGCCTTGCTTCTGGCCGCGCTGGCCAATGGGACCAGCCGGCTAACCGGTGCGCTCAAGAGCAAGGATACGACGCTCATGGCGGCCGCCTTGCGGCAAATGGGCGTGACGGTGGACGAGCCTGACGAGACGAGCTTCGTTGTGACCAGCACCGGTCGGCTGCAAGTGCCAGAGAAGCCGCTGTTTCTGGGCAATGCCGGGACGGCAACGCGTTTCCTTGCTGCTGCAGTTGCGACCGTCGACGGCGAAGTTGTTGTCGATGGCGACGACGAAATGCGTTTACGTCCGATCGGGCCGTTGGTGACGGCACTGCAATCGTTGGGCATCGACGCCACAAGTCCCACTGGCTGTCCACCGGTTACGGTTCACGGCCGCGGCAATTTTGGCTCGGGTCGTGTCGAGATCGATGCCGGTCTTTCGAGCCAGTATGTCTCGGCCTTGCTGATGGCGGCGCCGCTTGGCGATGGGCCTATCGAAGTGGCTCTCACGGGCAAGGATATCGGCGCCCGCGGCTATGTCGACCTCACGCTCGCCGCTATGCGGAGCTTCGGTGCCTCGGTCGAACAGATCGATGCCGGCACCTGGCAGGTGCAACCCACCGGCTATACTGCGACCGACTTCCTGATTGAGCCGGACGCCTCAGCGGCAACATACCTCTGGGGCGCAGCGGCGCTTACCGGTGGCAGCATCGACCTCGGTGTCGCCGCAGATGCCTTTACCCAGCCGGACGCGGCAGCACAGGGGGTTATTGCCCAGTTTCCCAATATGCCCGAAGTCATCGATGGCTCGCAGATGCAGGACGCCGTCCCGACGCTGGCCGTGCTTGCCGCATTCAACAATCGTCCGGTGCGGTTTGTCGGTATTGCCAATCTGCGCGTCAAGGAAACCGATCGCATCCGTGCGGTCGCCAATGAGCTCAACCGGATCCTGCCGGGGCTTGGCACGGAAGATGGCGATGATCTTCTGGTGGCCTCAGATCCGCAACTGGCAACGAAGCTGGCCGGGCGCAATGCGCGGACTAAGATCGAGACCTATCACGATCACCGCATCGCCATGAGCTTCGCCCTGGCGGGATTGATGATCCCTGGGATAGTGATCCTTGACCCCGCCTGCACCGGCAAGACGTATCCTGCGTACTGGGACATGCTGGAGAGCCTTGGCGTCCAACTTCGCGACGCGGGCCTACCGGGTTAG
- a CDS encoding exopolysaccharide biosynthesis protein yields MAEDEPTIDIHEVPPSEGADRLSAILTAIAKGQDRERISIADLLHALEHRAIGALMFIFAVPNAIPVPPGVSAVLGAPLIFLSFQLMIGRRPWLPKLITDRSLSRVDFEKVVDLTAPWLAKAERLMRPRFEFLAKPPAEYLIGAICLLLSIILFLPIPLGNMLPAFTICVLALGVLERDGLWIGIGIACAVGAVVIVWGVMLALLWSALFVLGSVFGITLAFG; encoded by the coding sequence ATGGCCGAAGACGAGCCGACCATCGATATCCACGAGGTGCCGCCCAGCGAGGGCGCCGATCGCCTTTCCGCTATCCTGACGGCCATCGCCAAAGGTCAAGACCGCGAGCGAATCTCGATCGCTGACCTACTGCACGCGCTTGAGCATCGGGCCATTGGGGCGCTGATGTTTATCTTTGCGGTGCCGAACGCCATTCCGGTACCGCCGGGTGTGTCGGCAGTCCTCGGGGCTCCACTGATATTCCTGTCCTTTCAGTTGATGATTGGCCGGCGGCCCTGGCTGCCCAAGCTGATCACCGACAGATCCTTGTCGCGCGTCGATTTCGAGAAGGTAGTCGACCTCACGGCGCCCTGGCTGGCAAAGGCCGAGCGCCTGATGCGGCCGCGCTTCGAATTCCTGGCCAAGCCGCCGGCCGAATATCTGATCGGCGCAATCTGCCTGCTGCTGTCGATCATCCTCTTCCTGCCGATTCCGCTCGGCAACATGCTTCCGGCCTTCACCATCTGTGTGCTGGCCTTGGGTGTGCTGGAGCGCGACGGCTTATGGATCGGCATCGGCATCGCCTGTGCCGTGGGCGCCGTGGTGATCGTCTGGGGCGTGATGCTAGCTCTGTTGTGGAGCGCTTTGTTCGTGCTGGGCAGCGTCTTCGGCATAACGCTGGCATTCGGTTAG
- a CDS encoding glycosyltransferase family 2 protein: protein MKLAFVIPAYNEEALIGKCLESVVAEIARSGTAAEIILVNNASTDRTGEIARSFPTVRVVDEPKKGLVNARDAGFTASEGFDLIANIDSDTIVPPGWLDTVYREFAQDPKLVCLSGPYVYYDMSLWSRFLVNLFYGLTYLIYVVNRFILRVGSVVQGGNFVFKREAWKQVGGYDRSIQFFGEDTDVAVRLSKVGGVKWTFALKMKTSGRRLEKEGVFRTAGTYTLNFFWVTFRGKPATKNYTDIRPD from the coding sequence ATGAAACTGGCATTCGTCATCCCGGCCTATAATGAAGAGGCGCTGATCGGCAAATGCCTGGAGTCGGTGGTCGCCGAAATTGCCCGGTCGGGCACCGCTGCCGAAATCATCTTGGTCAACAATGCCTCGACTGACCGCACCGGCGAGATTGCCCGCAGCTTTCCCACGGTGCGCGTGGTTGATGAGCCCAAGAAGGGGCTGGTCAATGCCCGCGACGCGGGGTTTACCGCGAGCGAAGGCTTCGATCTCATCGCCAATATCGATAGCGACACCATCGTGCCACCGGGCTGGCTCGATACCGTGTATCGCGAGTTTGCGCAGGACCCCAAACTGGTCTGCCTCAGCGGGCCTTATGTCTACTACGACATGAGCCTGTGGAGCCGGTTTCTTGTGAACCTTTTCTACGGCCTCACCTACCTGATCTACGTCGTCAATCGTTTCATCCTGCGCGTCGGTTCGGTGGTGCAGGGGGGCAATTTTGTGTTCAAGCGCGAGGCCTGGAAGCAGGTGGGCGGCTATGATCGCTCGATTCAGTTCTTCGGCGAGGACACCGATGTGGCGGTGCGTCTGTCCAAGGTGGGTGGCGTCAAGTGGACTTTCGCGTTGAAGATGAAAACGTCTGGCCGCCGCCTTGAAAAGGAAGGTGTTTTCCGAACAGCGGGCACCTATACGCTCAACTTTTTCTGGGTCACCTTCCGCGGCAAGCCGGCGACCAAGAACTATACCGATATCCGCCCTGACTGA
- a CDS encoding cysteine desulfurase: protein MTFELDKVRADFPILSEVIHGNRLVYLDSGASAQKPVQVLDRMDYAFRHEYANVHRGLHTLANRATEAYEGGRHAAQKFLNAARSEEIIFTRSATEAINLVAQSFAGPRVAEGDEIVLSIMEHHSNIVPWHFHRERKGAVIKWVDVRDDGSFDLDAFAAALTDRTRMVAVTHMSNVLGTVTPIRDVIEIAHARGIPVLIDGSQGAVHTTVDVQALDADFYVMTGHKLYGPTGIGVLYGKYDLLAEMQPYQGGGEMIDTVTMDTVTYNEPPHRFEAGTPPIVQAIGLGAALSYMTDLGRDAIAAHEHEVAAYAHERLSRINSLRLIGTAPGKGGIFSFEMKGAHAHDVSTILDRYGIAVRAGTHCAMPLLKRFGVTSTCRASFALYNGKDDVDALVDGIERAQKFFA from the coding sequence ATGACCTTCGAGCTCGACAAAGTCCGTGCCGATTTCCCGATCCTGTCCGAGGTCATCCACGGCAATCGGCTGGTCTATCTCGATAGCGGTGCCTCGGCCCAGAAGCCGGTGCAGGTGCTCGACCGCATGGACTATGCCTTCCGGCACGAATACGCCAACGTGCATCGTGGCCTGCATACGCTGGCAAACCGGGCGACCGAGGCCTATGAGGGCGGTCGCCACGCCGCGCAGAAATTTCTCAATGCGGCGCGCTCGGAAGAGATCATCTTCACCCGTTCCGCCACAGAGGCGATCAATCTGGTTGCCCAGTCTTTCGCTGGCCCACGCGTCGCCGAGGGCGACGAAATCGTCTTGTCGATCATGGAGCACCACTCCAACATCGTGCCGTGGCACTTCCATCGCGAGCGCAAAGGCGCGGTGATCAAGTGGGTCGATGTCCGCGACGACGGCAGCTTCGATCTCGATGCTTTCGCCGCTGCGCTGACCGATCGAACCCGTATGGTCGCGGTTACGCATATGAGCAACGTGCTCGGCACGGTGACACCGATCAGGGACGTGATCGAGATCGCGCATGCCCGCGGTATTCCGGTGCTGATCGACGGCAGCCAGGGCGCTGTGCACACCACGGTGGACGTACAGGCGCTGGATGCCGACTTCTACGTCATGACGGGCCACAAGCTCTACGGCCCGACCGGCATCGGCGTGCTCTACGGCAAGTATGACCTGCTCGCCGAGATGCAGCCCTATCAGGGTGGTGGCGAGATGATCGACACCGTGACCATGGATACGGTCACCTACAACGAACCGCCGCACCGCTTCGAGGCCGGTACACCGCCGATCGTCCAGGCGATCGGTCTGGGCGCGGCGCTGAGCTACATGACCGACCTCGGGCGCGATGCCATTGCGGCTCACGAGCACGAGGTGGCTGCCTATGCGCATGAACGCCTGAGTCGCATCAATTCGCTCCGCCTGATCGGCACGGCGCCCGGCAAGGGCGGTATTTTCTCATTCGAGATGAAGGGGGCTCACGCCCATGACGTCTCGACCATTCTCGATCGCTACGGCATTGCCGTCCGTGCCGGCACGCATTGCGCCATGCCATTGCTCAAACGTTTCGGTGTCACCTCTACCTGCCGCGCCTCGTTCGCCCTATATAACGGTAAGGACGATGTGGACGCGCTGGTTGACGGCATCGAACGCGCCCAGAAATTTTTCGCGTAA
- a CDS encoding FecR family protein: MQRAMRTRFYSIALAFVLAAASPAAFGASEGTAVGVDPDAVARINSQDRILEAGTDVSVGELIVTGPSGQVQIVFDDDTRLVVGPSSSLKIETYLLASSNVAQKLTINALGGSFRFITGNSPKPAYSINTPTASIAVRGTKLDLLVGSIGTGVMLYEGALQLCAKSSACVELTDRCEIGTAVRGGAELIMRANPEHPPLAMQFRYARFQTPLLNPFRINGASNCVAAQQGGAPSTIITESGGSETETPTPRPTPTPVPTPGN, encoded by the coding sequence ATGCAACGGGCCATGAGGACACGTTTTTACAGCATTGCGTTGGCGTTCGTCTTGGCCGCGGCCTCGCCTGCGGCGTTTGGCGCCAGTGAGGGCACAGCAGTCGGGGTTGATCCCGATGCGGTGGCGCGGATCAATTCGCAGGATCGAATCCTGGAAGCGGGCACCGACGTTTCCGTGGGCGAACTCATCGTCACTGGGCCTTCTGGCCAGGTCCAGATCGTGTTCGATGACGACACCAGGTTAGTGGTCGGCCCAAGCAGCTCGCTCAAGATCGAAACCTATCTGCTGGCCAGCAGCAATGTGGCGCAGAAGCTCACAATCAATGCACTGGGCGGCAGTTTCCGCTTCATCACCGGCAACAGCCCCAAGCCCGCCTATTCGATCAACACGCCAACGGCGTCGATCGCGGTGCGCGGTACCAAGCTTGACCTACTGGTGGGCTCAATCGGCACGGGCGTGATGCTCTACGAAGGCGCGCTACAACTGTGTGCGAAGTCGTCCGCCTGCGTTGAGCTGACTGATCGCTGCGAGATCGGGACGGCGGTGCGCGGCGGTGCCGAACTGATCATGCGTGCGAACCCAGAGCATCCGCCACTGGCAATGCAATTCCGCTATGCGCGCTTTCAAACGCCGCTACTGAATCCATTTCGCATTAATGGTGCGAGCAACTGCGTCGCTGCACAACAGGGCGGCGCGCCCAGCACCATCATTACCGAAAGCGGCGGGTCTGAAACAGAGACTCCAACGCCCAGACCCACTCCGACCCCTGTTCCCACACCAGGTAACTGA
- a CDS encoding SUF system Fe-S cluster assembly protein: MTDEFEIDESKIAPAPTIPENRITPNVSGALPEAEVERITSDLIAALKTVYDPEIPVDIYELGLIYKVDLDDDRKLAIDMTLTAPGCPVAGEMPGWVENAARGVEGVQDVTVNMVFDPPWDASRMSEEAQVALNWW; encoded by the coding sequence ATGACCGACGAATTCGAGATCGACGAATCCAAGATCGCGCCCGCACCGACCATTCCGGAAAATCGCATCACGCCCAACGTTTCCGGTGCGCTGCCCGAGGCCGAGGTGGAGCGTATTACCTCCGATCTGATCGCAGCGCTCAAGACGGTCTACGATCCGGAAATTCCGGTCGATATCTACGAGCTGGGGCTCATCTATAAGGTCGATCTCGACGACGACCGCAAGCTGGCCATCGACATGACGCTCACAGCTCCCGGCTGCCCGGTGGCCGGTGAGATGCCCGGTTGGGTTGAGAATGCCGCTCGTGGCGTTGAAGGCGTGCAGGACGTCACGGTCAATATGGTGTTCGACCCGCCGTGGGACGCTTCGCGCATGAGCGAAGAGGCTCAGGTGGCATTGAACTGGTGGTAA